Within Cellulophaga sp. L1A9, the genomic segment CGATATAGAAAATAACATGGATGACAGCTCTGATGAAATGGACAATACCATGGAAGAAAAAACCATGACCATTTCCTTAGAACCTAAAAGTGATTCTGAAGTAAAAGGCGAAGTTACTTTCACCGAAAAAGATGGTGAAGTTATGATGGTAACTAAAATGTCTGGATTATCTGAAGGTGAGCATGCCATTCATATTCATGAAACAGCAGATTGTTCTTCTGCCGACGGAAAATCTGCAGGTGGCCATTGGAACCCAACATTCCAACAACACGGAAAATGGGGGGATGAAGTAGGCTACCACAGAGGTGATATCGGAAACTTTATGGCAGATGCAGAAGGTAATGCTACAGTAGAATTCAGCACTGACGAATGGTGTATGGATTGTGATGATGACACAAAAAACATTATCGGTAAAGGGGTAATTGTACACCAAGGAGTAGATGATTTTACATCACAACCTAGTGGCGATGCAGGTGCTCGTGTAAGTTGTGCCGGTATTATCCAATAAGAATCTACCACAACATTGAAATTAAAAGCTGCTCTTTAGCAGCTTTTTTTATATATCTTTAATTTGTAAACCTAGTCAATGGAATTAGAAGAATTAGTAGAAAAGTTCCGAATGAAAGATGCCAAGGCTTTTGAAAAGCTGTACAGCATGTATGCAGATAATATATGTGGCGTTATTTACAACATTGTAAAGAATACGGATATAGCTCAGGAAATTTGCCAAGATGTATTTGTAAAGGCATGGAATAATTCTGAGAGCTATAATATCTCTAAAGGGCGCTTTTTTACATGGATGTTGAATATTGCACGTAATGCTGCAATCGATGAAGTGCGCTCTAAATCCCACAAAAACAGCAAACAAAACCTATCTTCTGATTTTTTCGTAAATATCCTGGAAGACAAAAACGACCTTAATATGCAAGTAGATACCATTGGTATAAAGAGCCTGTTAACGAACCTCAAAGAAAAATGTGTTCAGATCATAGACTTATTGTACTTTAAAGGATATACGCAAAAGGAAGCTGCTGAAGAATTGGAGATCCCTATAGGGACGGTAAAAACAAGGAACAGAAGTTGCATTTCACAAATTAGGGGAAACATAGCACTATAGCATGGATACAGAAAAATATATAGCATCAGGAATTCTAGAACTCTACGTTGCTGGTATCTTATCTGAGGTAGAAAACTTAGATATCGCCAGGTACGCAGCAGAATACCCTGAAATACAAAATGAAATTAAAGCCATTGAAACTGCCGTTTTAGCATTGACTAAAGCAGCTGCACCGAAAGAAGGCGCACAAATTCATTTGGCAAAGGTTCAAGCTAAAATAGCCGCAGCAGAAGCTCCAAAAGTAATTACACTACAACCAGAGAAAACAAATTGGAGTGCTTACATCGGGTGGGCAGCATCTGTTTTATTAGCCGTAGGCTTTTTTTGGATGTACACCCAAAATAATGCGCTAAAGTCTAATTTAAATAGCACTACACAGGCAAACAGCGCTTTAGAAGAAAAAATAGAAGAAGCAAAAACATCATTAGAAAAAACAGAAGAATTACTAAGTACCATTCGGGATAAAAATATACAAGTGGTAGCTTTAGGCGGCCAAGCCGTAGCTCCTAATTCATATGCAAAAGCCTACTGGAATAAAAGTGAGCAGAAAGTTTTTATAGATGCCCAAGGGCTACCAGAACCACCAGACGGAATGGTATACCAAGTATGGTCTTTAAGATTAGAGCCTTTAACTCCAACAAGTATGGGGCTGTTAGAAGATTTTATTACGGATGATAACAAAGTATTTGCTTTAAACAACCCTAATGAGTCTGAGGCTTTCGGTATTACCTTAGAACCTGCGGGAGGTAGTGACGCTCCTAACTTAGCGCAACTATATACCTTGGGGGTAGTGAGTTCTTAGTATACTTAAACTTATAGATTCCGCTTAATCCGGTGCACCTGCATAGCTTTTACAAGCCATTTAGGTAACGGGTTAAGCGGATTTCTTTTTTTTAAGTTGATAAAAATTCCTAATTTTTTTAGGATGGGCACTTTATGGGTTTCTACAAATTCTATTAAGGTTCCGTCTGGATCCTCTATATAACTAAAATGTCCTGCAGCGTCGCCCATATCAAAACTATCAGCACTATCAACTGTAAACGGAAACCCTAGGTTTTTTGCTTCGTCACGTAGCGTTTTCATGCCATTAATATCAAAACAAAGGTGAATGTAGCCTAGATCTCCCCACAGCCTATCTTTATAGACTTTAACAGGTTCCCGATCTAATACTTGTATTAATTCTATTTCTGTAGGCCCTAATAGTTCTCCAAAGCCACCTACCGCTCTCTTCTGATGTTTTAAAAGAACTCTTCTAAAGGAATGTGTACCTCCCGGAAGCTCTTTAAAATCTTCAAAAAAACCAGTACGGTCAGAAGCTTGAACATCATACCCTAAAATATTCTGATAAAAAGGCAACGCTTGCCCCATATCAGAAACACCAATTACAGTTCCTATTACACCTCCAGAGGCACTTTTGGTCTTAGAAAACAGATAATCATCTTGAACAACTTCCACCAAATTACCCCAAGGGTCTTGGAAGAAGAAATGAGGTTTCCCTTCTTGGGTAGTGCTCAAAGCACCTAAAATAGCTAAATCTATAGCACTCAAATTAGTAAAAGCATCTAGCACATTTGTTGCCCTAATTTTCATGCAATTAATACCTAAATCTCCTAATAAAAAAGGTGCTTTTGAAGCTGTAGGTACCCGGCTTGTAAATTGCCAGATCTCTAATCCGCCACCACCATTCATATTCAAGGATAATAAGGCATGCCTACGCTCTACATTTTGATTCGTATACTGCGTCATTAAATCTGCCGTGGCACTATCTTCAAACACTAAAATATCAAAACCTAAATGTTTGCGGTACCAATTAAATACACCTTTAGCATCTGCAACGCCAATACCTATTTGTTGAATTCCGTTGATTATTTTTGCCATAAATTTTATTCGGGTTTAGTGCGGTAAGGCATTTGTAGTAATCTATTGTGAAGGGATTGTAATTTAGATGAAGGATAGCCCATTTTAAATAATACCACCAACAATAAATTGGACATATTTACCCTGAAATAGGAATTGGACTCATACTTTCTAGCAGAAACTAGTAAGTCATTATTTATAATTTTGTACTTGACTTTTTTATTTTTCATGCGCTTGAAAAATTCAAAATCTTCCATGATTAATTGGTTCGCATCAAAACCACCAAGTTGGTTAAAAACTGTTTTCTCGATAAACAAACATTGATCTCCCCCGCCCGTAAAAATGCCATCTTTAGCCGTAAATTTCGAGTTTACATTTAATAGTTTACTCGTACTATCAAACCGGTAAGAGAAAAAACCTGCTTGATAAGTATCTCTAAGGGTTTGCTCAATATCTTTTAAAAAATTTTTAGGAGGCAACACATCGGCATGAAGAAAAGCATAAATTTTCCCTTTGGCATATTCAACACCATGATTCATTTGAACAGCCCTACCATTCTCTTTACATTGAAGGACCTTAATTTTATCACTAGAAAAACGTATTTCCTCGGTATTTGCTGCAGAAAGCACCACCAAAACTTCCGCTGGTGTTTCTTGACAAAGCGCTTCTAAAAAGGGAATAAGTTTTAGAAGATTTTTTTGTTCGTTATGTGCGGGTATTATAATAGATATCATAAAAAAAACGTCTTTCAATTCAAAAAGCGTTACAACTTATTTATATGAGGTACTGTAACATTCGTATTTACGTAATTTTATACGAAAGGGTTTTATTTATTTACGACAAAACCTATAACGCTGTTATCTCGTAAGTAAAGCAAGATACAACACAAATATCAGTTCAAATGAAAAGTAAAACAAAATATACCAGATTTTTCACTACACTATTTACTATTATTCTTACCGTAGTATCTGTAACTGCACAGCAGAAAAAAGATTTCAACACCCTATCTGAAGATTTTCTTTCAAAGATTAAAAATGGAGAAGATGTTAGTACTATTCAGCAAGAACTTGCCAACAGCACCCTAGAAGAATTAGAAAATGCCTTACGCACAGATGAAGAAAAACTAGCGTTTTGGCTAAATATTTACAACGGATACATTCAAATAATTTTAAGTGATGCTCCAGAGTTATATAACGACCGTAGAGATTTCTTTAGTCGCGAGCAGATTACTATTGCTGGAGAAACGGTGTCATTTGCCAAAATTGAACACGGTATTATCAGAAAATCGCAATGGCCCTTAGGCTTAGGACTAATTCGTAAGTGGTTCCCTAATAAATTTGAAAGAAAATTGAGAGTTGACACCCGCAATTTTAGGGTGCATTTTGCACTTAATTGTGGTGCTAAAGATTGCCCTCCGGTAGCCATTTATACTCCAGAGAACATAAATGAGCAGTTTAATAAAGGAACAAAAGAGTATTTAACAAAAACATCGACGTATACTGCTGAAAACAAATCTGTAGCTGTAACTTCTTTGTTTAGTTGGTTTAGAGGCGATTTTGGATCTAAAAAAGGAGTGAAAAAAATTCTTAAAGCAAACGATATCATTCCAACTACAAAGGATATAGCTATTACCTATAAAAACTACGATTGGACTTTAGATTTAGATAACTGGACTAATTTATAATTCATTAATTTTGAATGCCCACGACTATGTTTTTTTTGGGCAGTATGAATTGATTATATGCTTAAAATTCTTTCGTTTAAAAAAATCATCTTAGGTGTTTTTGTTCTTCTGTCTATTGGGTCTGGTTTTTTGCTTCCTAATTTAAAGTTTTCCTTTGATTTTAGTCAGTTTTTCCCAACAGGTGATGATGACTTGTTGTTTTACGAAGAATTTATAAAAGACTTTTCTACTGATGATAATTTTTTATTGGTGGCTGTAGAAAATAAAGGAGGTATTTTTGATAAGGAATTTTTAGAGAATTTTGACAAGTTTACCGATGCTGCCAAGGCATTACCCCATGTTACCGAAGCCAATTCGTTAACCAATTTATCCTATCCGCTAAAAACTTCTTTTGGATATACGAAGCTCCCCGTGTTACATATTGATGACGAAACTCAATACACCGCTGATTGGGAAAAAATACAAGAAGACAATTTTTTCATTGGTTCTTTTATCGATGAAAATGCACATTCCTTGGTGGTCTTTCTAGAGACAGAAGACAATCTTGATTACCAACAATCTGTTGCATTATTAGATGCCACAAGAACATTACTAAGCGAGTATAACTTTAGTTCCAATCATTTGATGGGGAGGACCTCATTTTATGAAGCATTGGTGCAAATGCAAAAAAGAGAACTGACGGTTACTTCTATTGTCTCACTGATACTAGTGCTTATTGTACTCTACATTATTTACAAACGTACGGCAATAGTTTTTATCACCTTAATATCAATATTTGTTGCCTTGTTAATTTTTCTAGGCACACTGTCGCTACTAGACAAAGAGCTCAGTGCTTTGGCTGCCTTCTACCCTATTCTAATGCTCATTGTGGGCACTTCGGATGTTATTCATATCCTTGATAATTTTTTAGAAAAGATTAAAATAGGCATTGCGAAACAAACTGCAATTGTACAGTCCTTAAAGGAAGTTGGTTTATCTACTTTATTAACTTCCGTGACTACCGCTATAGGATTCTTATCCTTATTATTTTCAAAATTGGTAGGCATCAGAGACTTTGGCGTAAATTCGGCCATTGGTGTTCTTATCGCTTATATTACCGTAGTTTTCTTTACCAGCTCTCTAGTCCTGATCTTTAAAAACTCGACGCTCCTTCCTAAAAAAAGCAAGTCGACTTTCTGGCAAAAGTATCTCCTGAAAATGAATGCTTTTACTATGGCTCAACCAAAGAGTATTATAAGCGTCAGTATTATTTTTACGGTAGTTTGTGTATATGGAGTAAGCCGCGTAAATACAAACTATACTTTTAAAACTAGCCTTCCTAACAACAGTAAAATTGCAGAAGATTTTGCTTTTTTTCAAAATGAATATTCTGGTTTTAGAACCATAGAATTGGCGGTACAAACAAAACAAGGCTATAAAATTACGGATTTTGCTGTAGCCCAAGAAATTGAAAAAGTAAACCAATTGCTTGAAGAAACAGAAAATGTAGATAACATACGCTCTGTAAATTCAATTTTTAAGGCATTAAATAAAGCAAACCATTTAAACAAGACCGCTTATTTTGTACTTCCCGATGAGGAAAAAGAATTTAACACCTACAAAAAAGATGCTTCTAGATATGCGCGACAACAACTAGATAAATTTACAGACAGCAGTAAAACTAAAGCTAGAATAATCGCTAATGTTCTCGATATTGGCACCGATAGTCTGGTAAAAACCTACGATAAAATTGATGCTTTTGTTGCTAAAAATATAGATACTAGTATTGTAGCCTTTAGAGTTACCGGCAAGGGTATGCTCATGGATAAAAATGCATCTTATATTCAAGCTAGTTTATTTCAAGGCTTATTAATGGGCTTGCTCTTGGTAGGAATTATTATGGCATTCCTATTTAAAAATGTAAAGTTGGTGATCATATCTCTAATCCCAAATATGGTACCGTTACTCTTTGCTGGCGCTTTACTTGGCTTTTTAAACATTCCGTTAGATGCTCCTGTATCTATTGTCTTTGCTATTGTATTTGGTATTGCTGTAGATGACACCATCCATTTTTTAGGAAAGTACAAGATTGCAATCTCTAAGGGATTGACCAAAGAACGTGCTTTAGAAACTACCTTCTTAGAAACGGGTAGAGCGTTGATTATTACAACCCTACTGCTCTTTTTTGGATTTATGACTTTATTGTTTTCTATTCATAACCCCAGTTTAATAATAGGGCTGCTTATTAGTGCTACATTATTTACAGCATTACTCTTAGATTTGTTGCTGCTTCCGGTATTGATCCGAAAATTTATGTAATTAAAAAGCTTCTTTAATGGTGAAGGTAAAAATTCCGCCTTCACTAGAAATTCCGTAATCGGCACGAATACGTACCCCATCTCTTTTATTGATAATGTAGCGAAGTCCTACACCTCCTGAAT encodes:
- a CDS encoding superoxide dismutase family protein; translation: MKKIIGTLALVAISLSYSCKDTKKEVKDTSDDIENNMDDSSDEMDNTMEEKTMTISLEPKSDSEVKGEVTFTEKDGEVMMVTKMSGLSEGEHAIHIHETADCSSADGKSAGGHWNPTFQQHGKWGDEVGYHRGDIGNFMADAEGNATVEFSTDEWCMDCDDDTKNIIGKGVIVHQGVDDFTSQPSGDAGARVSCAGIIQ
- a CDS encoding RNA polymerase sigma factor, whose translation is MELEELVEKFRMKDAKAFEKLYSMYADNICGVIYNIVKNTDIAQEICQDVFVKAWNNSESYNISKGRFFTWMLNIARNAAIDEVRSKSHKNSKQNLSSDFFVNILEDKNDLNMQVDTIGIKSLLTNLKEKCVQIIDLLYFKGYTQKEAAEELEIPIGTVKTRNRSCISQIRGNIAL
- a CDS encoding anti-sigma factor domain-containing protein, translating into MDTEKYIASGILELYVAGILSEVENLDIARYAAEYPEIQNEIKAIETAVLALTKAAAPKEGAQIHLAKVQAKIAAAEAPKVITLQPEKTNWSAYIGWAASVLLAVGFFWMYTQNNALKSNLNSTTQANSALEEKIEEAKTSLEKTEELLSTIRDKNIQVVALGGQAVAPNSYAKAYWNKSEQKVFIDAQGLPEPPDGMVYQVWSLRLEPLTPTSMGLLEDFITDDNKVFALNNPNESEAFGITLEPAGGSDAPNLAQLYTLGVVSS
- a CDS encoding VOC family protein, coding for MAKIINGIQQIGIGVADAKGVFNWYRKHLGFDILVFEDSATADLMTQYTNQNVERRHALLSLNMNGGGGLEIWQFTSRVPTASKAPFLLGDLGINCMKIRATNVLDAFTNLSAIDLAILGALSTTQEGKPHFFFQDPWGNLVEVVQDDYLFSKTKSASGGVIGTVIGVSDMGQALPFYQNILGYDVQASDRTGFFEDFKELPGGTHSFRRVLLKHQKRAVGGFGELLGPTEIELIQVLDREPVKVYKDRLWGDLGYIHLCFDINGMKTLRDEAKNLGFPFTVDSADSFDMGDAAGHFSYIEDPDGTLIEFVETHKVPILKKLGIFINLKKRNPLNPLPKWLVKAMQVHRIKRNL
- a CDS encoding TIGR04283 family arsenosugar biosynthesis glycosyltransferase, with product MISIIIPAHNEQKNLLKLIPFLEALCQETPAEVLVVLSAANTEEIRFSSDKIKVLQCKENGRAVQMNHGVEYAKGKIYAFLHADVLPPKNFLKDIEQTLRDTYQAGFFSYRFDSTSKLLNVNSKFTAKDGIFTGGGDQCLFIEKTVFNQLGGFDANQLIMEDFEFFKRMKNKKVKYKIINNDLLVSARKYESNSYFRVNMSNLLLVVLFKMGYPSSKLQSLHNRLLQMPYRTKPE
- a CDS encoding DUF547 domain-containing protein, which encodes MKSKTKYTRFFTTLFTIILTVVSVTAQQKKDFNTLSEDFLSKIKNGEDVSTIQQELANSTLEELENALRTDEEKLAFWLNIYNGYIQIILSDAPELYNDRRDFFSREQITIAGETVSFAKIEHGIIRKSQWPLGLGLIRKWFPNKFERKLRVDTRNFRVHFALNCGAKDCPPVAIYTPENINEQFNKGTKEYLTKTSTYTAENKSVAVTSLFSWFRGDFGSKKGVKKILKANDIIPTTKDIAITYKNYDWTLDLDNWTNL
- a CDS encoding RND family transporter, whose translation is MLKILSFKKIILGVFVLLSIGSGFLLPNLKFSFDFSQFFPTGDDDLLFYEEFIKDFSTDDNFLLVAVENKGGIFDKEFLENFDKFTDAAKALPHVTEANSLTNLSYPLKTSFGYTKLPVLHIDDETQYTADWEKIQEDNFFIGSFIDENAHSLVVFLETEDNLDYQQSVALLDATRTLLSEYNFSSNHLMGRTSFYEALVQMQKRELTVTSIVSLILVLIVLYIIYKRTAIVFITLISIFVALLIFLGTLSLLDKELSALAAFYPILMLIVGTSDVIHILDNFLEKIKIGIAKQTAIVQSLKEVGLSTLLTSVTTAIGFLSLLFSKLVGIRDFGVNSAIGVLIAYITVVFFTSSLVLIFKNSTLLPKKSKSTFWQKYLLKMNAFTMAQPKSIISVSIIFTVVCVYGVSRVNTNYTFKTSLPNNSKIAEDFAFFQNEYSGFRTIELAVQTKQGYKITDFAVAQEIEKVNQLLEETENVDNIRSVNSIFKALNKANHLNKTAYFVLPDEEKEFNTYKKDASRYARQQLDKFTDSSKTKARIIANVLDIGTDSLVKTYDKIDAFVAKNIDTSIVAFRVTGKGMLMDKNASYIQASLFQGLLMGLLLVGIIMAFLFKNVKLVIISLIPNMVPLLFAGALLGFLNIPLDAPVSIVFAIVFGIAVDDTIHFLGKYKIAISKGLTKERALETTFLETGRALIITTLLLFFGFMTLLFSIHNPSLIIGLLISATLFTALLLDLLLLPVLIRKFM